One segment of Gaiella occulta DNA contains the following:
- a CDS encoding IS256 family transposase — MILQQALEEELTEFFGRGRYERRGEPVSYRNGYESVTVKTTSGPLALERPRLRNASALGFASEVVGKGVVRTHALEALVIVSFLRGLSVRDVEAALEEAFEGPVVSKSTVSRICADTRERYRAWCRRRLDEHDLVYCFLDAIYLKLRPDDTPAEGVLVASGVTLEGRKVLLGLQLGSRESYEDWLDFGRDLIGRGLRSPALLIADGAPGLWKAARELWPAALEQRCTVHALRNVTKKLPERLHRELKARYWRILDEAGSAAEARTGLLALVADYRSAYPSAMAVIERDLDALVCHLRFPSEHRKRIRSTNPLERSFVEVRRRTKVIGRFPGETSALCLIWAVLELPSRGWRGVLMSPRAVAEIERLRRSPTTNEPNTPSTEEVIAA; from the coding sequence TTGATCTTGCAGCAGGCGCTGGAGGAGGAGCTAACCGAGTTCTTCGGCCGAGGGCGCTACGAGCGTCGCGGCGAGCCGGTCTCGTACCGGAACGGCTACGAGTCGGTGACGGTGAAGACGACGAGCGGCCCGCTCGCGCTGGAGCGGCCGCGGCTGCGCAACGCGTCTGCGTTGGGTTTCGCGAGCGAGGTGGTCGGCAAGGGCGTGGTGCGCACGCACGCGCTGGAGGCGCTGGTGATCGTCTCCTTCCTGCGTGGGCTGTCGGTGCGTGACGTCGAGGCGGCGCTCGAGGAGGCGTTCGAGGGGCCGGTCGTCTCGAAGTCGACGGTCAGCCGCATCTGCGCCGACACGCGCGAGCGCTACCGCGCCTGGTGTCGTCGGCGCCTGGACGAGCACGACCTCGTCTACTGCTTCCTGGACGCGATCTACCTGAAGCTGCGGCCCGACGACACGCCCGCCGAGGGTGTCCTCGTCGCCTCGGGCGTGACGCTCGAGGGCCGCAAGGTCCTGCTCGGTCTCCAGCTCGGAAGCCGTGAGAGCTACGAGGACTGGCTCGACTTCGGACGCGACCTGATCGGGCGCGGGCTCCGTTCGCCGGCGCTCCTGATCGCCGACGGTGCGCCCGGTCTCTGGAAGGCGGCGCGCGAGCTCTGGCCGGCTGCGCTCGAACAACGCTGCACCGTCCACGCGCTCCGCAACGTGACCAAGAAGCTGCCCGAGCGGCTGCACCGGGAGCTGAAGGCGCGCTACTGGCGGATCCTCGACGAGGCCGGCTCCGCGGCGGAGGCGCGCACGGGCTTGCTCGCGCTGGTCGCCGACTACCGCTCCGCGTACCCCTCGGCGATGGCCGTGATCGAACGCGACCTCGACGCGCTCGTCTGCCACCTGCGCTTCCCCTCCGAGCACCGCAAGCGGATCCGCAGCACCAACCCGCTCGAGCGCAGCTTCGTCGAGGTCAGACGACGGACGAAGGTGATCGGCCGCTTCCCCGGCGAGACCTCGGCGCTCTGCCTGATCTGGGCCGTGCTCGAGCTCCCCTCGCGCGGCTGGCGCGGCGTCCTCATGAGCCCGCGCGCGGTCGCCGAGATCGAACGGCTGCGACGAAGCCCAACCACCAACGAACCGAACACACCCTCGACCGAGGAGGTGATCGCAGCCTAA